The genomic segment GCATCGTCCAGCGCGTCGAGCAGATACACCGGGCGACCTGGCGGCGGCCGGACGGCCTCGCCGCCAAGGCCACGCAGGTGCGGGACTTCACCGGGGGACAGTTCCGCTCCCGCTTCGCCCTCGCCGCGCGCGCCACCTCACTGGGGTACCGCGTCTCCGGGGGTTACGCCACCGCCCGCGTCCGGGACGGCGAGCGCACCGTCGAGGCCTCCGTGTGGATCGGGGAGCCGTACTGGGACGACGAGGTGGAGACCGGCGGCCTCACCTGGCAGGACCAGGACGGCCGTGCCCTGCCACTGGGCGAAGTGGGCCCGGTCGCCTGGTCGGAGGGGATGCGGATGGCCGCGGCGCTGTACGCCGGGCGCGTGATCGAGGAGGGCAAGGACGCATGAGCGGGGGGACGCGGGTGTCGTACGAGGAACTGCTGGCGGCGGGCGGGGTGCTGCCGCCGGACACCGAGGAGGCCGGGGAGCGGGCGGTGCCGCTGACCGCACGGACGTACCGTCATCCGGGCCTGGACGACCGGGTGGTCGTGCGGCTGGTCGCCGGGGAGCTGGGCGCGGCGGAGGATCTGGCCGCCGGGTTCCTCGGTCTGGAGCAGGACGCGGAGCCCGCGGTCGTGGGGCTGGGGCTGCGCCAGTCGCTGGGGTTCCCCGAGTGGGTGCTGGTGCACCACCCGGCGGACGGGCACCACGCGCTGGGCGTCGTGCCGGACCTGGAGCGGGCGGCCCGGCAGGCGAAGACCAAGCCGAAGCTGGCCATGGACGCCTACCTGGAGCTCGGCGAGCGGCTGGCGGCGTCGGTGCCGCACTTCCTGCCGACCTTCTACGAGCAGGCCGGGCGGGTGTTCCTCGAGGAGGAGAACGCCACCTACGCGGCGCAGTTGTTCACCCGCGCCCGCAAGGCCGAGGCGGAGCACGGGCTGACGGTCGAGGAGGAGCGGCTCGACGCCGTGTTCCTGGAGTTCGCGCTGGCCGGGGCGCTCCCGGTGAAGGTGCTGTCGGCGTACGCGAAGGAGCTGGCCGCGCGGGTCCCGGCCGAGGAGGCGCTGCGGCGCTTCACCACACTGTGCCTGCGTCGCACGGCGGGCGGTCTGCCGCCGTCGGCGCAGATGGCGGGCGATCTGCGCCGGCTGGCGCGAGCCGCCGGCCGGGACCCGGACCTGACCGAACAGGCCTATCTGGCCGAGCTGCTGGTGCTGCCCTCCACGCTGCGCGCCGCGGCGGGCTGGTGGAAGGGCCACCGTACGGCGCTGGCGGCGCTCGCGGTGCGCGAGCCGAGCATGCGCGGCACCCTGCTGGACACGCTCCCCTCGTCCCACGACGACGACATGCCCTCGATGTGGCTGGACATGTTGCGGGTCTCCGGCGCCACGGCCGGGCTGTGGGACGGCTCCCTGCCCGAGGAGCAACGGCCGCACGACGGCACGGCGGGCTGGCTGGAGCGGTTCCTGACGTACCGGGAGCGGGCGCGGTCCTGGCGCGGCTCCACCCGGATGCCTGAGCTGTACCCGCTGGTGGAGCGGGCGGCGGACCAGTTGCGTACCGAACTCTCCTCGTCCGGGCGGGAGTTGAAGGTCACCCACGACATCGACCTGATGGACCTGTTGCTGTCCCTGGACGTGCCCGTGGCCGCCCCGGGGAAGGGCGACGGGCTGCCGCTGGAGCAGTGGGCCTCGGGTGACGGGCACCGCGAACTGCTGTCGTTGACCGCCGACTCCCGGTTCCACGAGGCCTTCCAGCGAGGTGCGGACCGGTTCAGCGACGACGACTCCGGGCGGCGGGCGATCCGTGTGCTGGCCGCGTCGCCGGGCGGGCGCCCGCTGCTGGCGGAGTGGGTGAGCGGGGTCGTCCGACGGTTCGCCGCCGTGGGTCTGCCCCAGTTGCCCGACGCGCTCACCCGGCTGAAGTGGCTGCCCGCCGAGGCGTTGGCGCTCGCCGAGGACGAGGTGCGCGCGGCCGTCGCCACCGACCTTGCGCCGGTGCTGTCGCGCACGCTGCGCGCCGGGCTCTTCGACGAACTGGGCTGGCCCGCCTGGGAGGACGCGACCGCCGGCCTCGTCCCGAAGGACGACGTCGAGGACCTGATCGTCGCCGACGCCTGGCCGCACCTCGTCGTGGCGGGCGCCGCACAGGCCCGCGTGATCGGCGCCGAGGGCACGCTCCTCACGCACGACCTGCGTATCCCGGCGGACGACAAGTGGGGCGACCCGGGATTCCACCACGTGGACGGCGAACTGCTCGTCTACTGGCGGTCCCGCAACGGCGGCCTGCGCGGCTACTGGCACACCCGCGCCGACCACCCCCAGACCATGGAGGGCCCGGGCGGCACGCGGGGCACGGAGATGGACTGGTACAAGGCCGACCTGAAGCTCACCCTGCCCCTGCCGGGCGGCGGCCGCACCACCGGCGCGGGCGTCCTGCACGTCGGGGACACCACGATCCCCGACGAGCGGTGGCTGGCCTTCGACGGCGCCTCGTACTGGGTGTGGCACGCGGAGGGCGAGCAGGACACGCACGGCTGGTACGAGTACGACCCTGGGTCGGGCAAGCGCGGGCGCATGAGCATGCCCGCCTTCCTGGCCGACGCGCTGCGCGACGCCCCCGAGGGCAGCGCCTTCGACAGCGGATGGCTCGGCCCCTCGCCGACCGTCGGCCACGCGCCGGTCTCCGCGCCCGTGGACGGCGTGGTCGGTATCCGCACGGTCCAGCTGCCCGACGGCTCCCGGCGGACCCAGGATCTCGCCGGGCACTCCGTCACCCTGCCCGCGGGCCGGGGCAGGCCGTCCGCGCTCGTCGTGTTCCCGGGCGCCGACCGGGCCCGTGCCGTCGTCCGCAACGGCTGGCAGCTCGAAGTCGTCGACACGGACGGCGTCGTCACCTCCGTCGCGAAGACGGACCGTACTCCGGGCGTCTTCGGCGAGGGCACGCTGCTGCTGCCGCCGGTGCAGTTCTGGGAGTGCATGACGGCGCGCGACCCGGAGGGCTCCGCCGCGCTGCGCCGCATCGACGGGGGGACATCGGCGGCCCTCCTGGCGGCCGCCGCGAAGGACGACAAGGAGGCGCTGCCCGACGCGATCCGCGCCCTCCTGCCGGTCACGCATGACGCGCTCGTCGCGGGCATCGCCGGAGTCGTGCGTTACGCCGCCGGCCAGCAGGCGGTCCTCGACGCGGCGGCGGCCCGCCTCACCCGGGCGCTCGACGGAGGCGTGGAGGAGTTGGAGGGGCCCGCCGGGCCGGCGGACACCGTGCTCCAGGACGCGATGAGCGGCCTCGGCGAGTCGACGCGCTCCTGGTGGAACCGCGACGCGGAGGCCGACACCGTCTTCCGCACCCTGCGTGCGATGACCAGGACGGCCGGGCTCCTCCCCGGTACCGCCGCGCCGGAGGGGCCGACCGTGCGCCTCCACCTGGACGGGCCCGGGCTGCCGACCGGGCACCCGGAACTGGCGTCGCTGACCGACCGCGTGGCCGCCATCGCCTTCCGGGCGGCGGCCGGCACGACCGCGGAGGAGCACCGGGAGGCGCTGCGCGCCCTGCTCGACCGGTTCGAAGCGCTGGGGCTCGGTGTCGGCACCGCGTCCGAGCGGTGGCGCAAGGTGGTCCTGCACCTGACGGCCGATCAGCTGCGTACCCCGTCGGGCGAGTGGCGCGAGGGCTCGTGGAACGGGCTGCTGCCGCTGGGCGGCGGCGCCTTCGTCGCGATCGTGGGACGCCGCTCCCTGGACGACGACGGCTGCGCCTTCACCGGGTTCTTCCACGACCCGGCGGGCCGGTTCGAGGCACCGGAGCCGTACACGCTCCGGGAGTCCTCTCCGCTGGGCGGGAAGGGGGAAGCGGCCCGGCTCGGCGCGTTCCTCTCGGAGCTGGCCGCGCGCGGACCGGCGCCCTGGTTCCCGGAGGCCGCCGAGGAGTTCGCGCGCCGCACCGGCGTCACCGAGACGATGGCCCGGCTGATCGTGGCCGGGCTGCCACGGATCGACGTCTACGAGCGCACGTTCCTGACCACGGAGGCACGTGGCACCCTCGGGGTGAAGGCCGCCCCGGCGGCCGTCGCCAAGGACGAACTGCGCGGCGTCGACGGCGGGATCCGTTCCGCGGTGGTGGCCGCGCTGCTGCCCGCCGACCCCGCCCGGCTGTGGACCGAGGGGCCGGACGTGGCCGCCGCGGCCGAGGTCTGGAACAGCGAGGTGGGCCGGCGGACAGCCGTCCCCGAGGAGCTGTTCGGCGACGCGATCCGCGCGGTCAAGCACTCCCCGTGGCCGGTGCGGAGCGCCCTGCCCGCACTTCTGCACCCGGCCGGTGAGCCCCGGCTCACCCGGGATCTGGAGTGGGCGGTGAACGGCGACCGGGTCCGGCCCGTCGGCGACGACGCGGTCGGGTTCACCGCGGACACACTGGTCGGCTCGGTCGGCCTCGCCGCCTGGCTCGCCCACCGGCTGCCCGCCGGCGATCCGCTCCGGGCCGCGCTGCCCGCCGCGCTCACCGCCGTACGCGAGCGGCTGGCCCATCCCGGGCTGGTGCTGGACCTCGGGCGGTACATCGGCCTCTCCCGGTTCCGGAAGACCGCGGGTCACCCGACCGAGGTCGGCGAGGGCTTCGAGCGGTACGGCGCCGTCATCCTGGCGACCCACGACGACCAGCCGGCGCCGGGCCTCCGGGTCGCCCTGCTCGACGAGGCCGGCCAGGACCCGTATCTGCCCGCGCTGCGCGTCGAGGACCAGCAGCCCTTCGCGGCCGAGGTGGCCCTGCGCCTGGCCCGCGACCCCCGGTACGCGGCGCTCCTCTCCGACCCGGGCGACCCGGCGGCGGGCGAGCGCGGCGTGGACGGCACCTGGTGGCCGCAGGACCCGAGCCGTTCCGTGCCCGAGCTGGTGACGGAGGTGGCGAAGGAGTACGGCGTGAGCGAGGACGCCGCCACGCTCTATCTGATGCTGCTCGCCATGCCCGACCCCACCGACCGTATGACGGCCCGTTGGACGGGGTGGAAGCCGGCCCGGCTCAAGGCTGCCCGTGCCGAACTGGCCGGGGGCGAGCTGGTGGTGGAGGCCAGCCGTACCCGGGCCGGGCGTTCGCTCTTCCTGCCCGGCGCCTGGGCCGACCCGAAGGCGCCGCGACTGCCGCTGGAGCGGTGGAAGCTGCCGCTGTTCGGCGAGTTGATGAGCGACGAGCACGCGACGTTCGGCGTGATCGTGCCGACCGAACCGGCCGCCGACCTGTACCGCAGGGCCTGGCAGCGGATCCAGGACGGCGACGCGCCCCGGTTCGAGGAGCTGAAGGTGCGGCGGGGCCGCCGCCGCTGAGGAGCCGGGGGCGCCCGGTCACCGGGCGCCCCCGGCCTCCCTCCCCATCCACGACCGACGGACCTACCGAGCAAGGACATTCATGACCCCGACCGACACGGCGACGGCCCTCCCGGCCCGGCAGACCCTGCCCGCCGAGGAGCGCCACGCCACCGAACTCGACTTCCTCGCCGCCCATGACGAGGGCCCGCGCCCGCCCGGCTGGCGCCTGACGCCGCGTTCCGTGGTCACCTTCGTCTGCGGCAGCGGCGGCGAGACGCTGAAGCTGGCCAAGCCGCACGAGACACTGCCCGACAAGCTGGTGATCGCGCCGAAGTTCGTCGGCGAACGCGCCTTGGTGGAACGGTGCGTGGTCACCCTCGCCGGTGAGCGCGGGCTGCTGCTCGTCGGCGAGCCCGGTACGGCCAAGTCGATGCTCTCCGAGCTGCTGTCGGCCGCCGTGAGCGGCACCAGCGCCCTCACCGTGCAGGGCACCGCCGGCACCACCGAGGACGCCTTCCGCTACGGCTGGAACTACGCCCTGCTGCTCGCCCAGGGCCCGTCCCCCGCGGCGCTGGTCGACTCGCCGGTGCTCGGCGCCATGCGCTCCGGCCGGGTGGTGCGGGTCGAGGAGATCACCCGCTGTCTGCCCGAGGTGCAGGACGCCCTGGTGTCGATCCTGTCCGACCGCCGGGTGAGCGTGCCCGAGCTGTCCGGCACGGACGACGCCCAGGTCCCGGCCGCGCCCGGTTTCACCGTCATCGCCACGGCCAACCTGCGCGACCGTGGGGTCTCGGAGATGTCGGCCGCGCTCAAGCGCCGCTTCAACTTCGAGACCGTGCACCCGATCGCGGACGTCGACGCCGAGACGGCCCTGGTCCGGCGGCAGGCGGAGGCGGCCGTCCAGCGGGCGGGCGCGGCCTTCGGCGTGGACGACGCGGTGCTCGACGTGCTGGTCACCGTCTTCCGCGATCTGCGCGAAGGGCGCTCCGCCGAGGGCTGGGACGTGGAGCGGCCCGGCACGGTCATGTCCACCGCCGAGGCCGTGCAGGTCGCGGCCTCGCTCGGGGTGGCCGCCGCGTACCTGCCCGGCGGGGACGCGCTCGACCTCGTGCCGGGTCACCTCCTGGGCGTGGTCCGCAAGGACGATCCCGCCGACCACGCCCGGCTCCTCGGCTACTGGGACGGTCCGGTGCGCCGCCGTGCCGAGGACGGCTCGGCGATGTGGCGTCGCCTCTGGGACCTGCGGGAGAACCTTCGGTGACGACCACTCAGGACCCCCGGGCGGCCGTCACGGCCCTCGCCGACTCCGGGCTGCCGTATCTGCTGGGGGTACGGCACCACAGCCCGGCCCTCGCCTCGGCCGTGCCCGCCCTGCTGGACGCCTCCGGCGCGGAGGTCGTCTGCGTGGAACTCCCCGCCGACTTCCAGCGCTGGCTCCCCCACCTCGCCGCCCCGGGCACCCTCGCCCCGGTCGCCCTGGCCGGGGCGAGTGAGGGCGGACGGCTCGGCTTCTACCCGTTCGCCGACTTCTCCCCCGAACTCGCCGCGCTCCGCTGGGCGCGTGAGCGGGGCGTGGAGGTGGTGTGCTGCGATCTGCCGATGTCGGATCCGGCGTGGAGCGCGGACCGAGCGGAGTCGGGCGCGGGCCGTCAGGGGGCGGGCGCGGACGGGCGGGCGTCGAGCCCGGACGGACCGTCGAAGGACACGGCCCGGCCGACCCCCGGCCCGGGCGGGCCGGGGGCGGACGCCGACCATCCGGAGTCGGGCGCGGGCCGCCCGCGGTCGGACACGGGTCGCCCGGGAGCGGCCGCCGACCGCCCTGAGGAAGCCGCGGACGGGCCCGGCCCGGCCAGGGACACGCGGAGCGCACTCGCCGATGCCGCTCCCCTCGTCTCGCCCACCGCCTTCGCGGCCGCGCTCACCGCCGCCGGGACGGGACGCGACGGGGACGATCTGTGGGACCGCTGCGTGGAGGTGCTCGCCCCCGGCTGCGCCCCCGAAGCGATCCGCCGAGCCGCCCTCGGCGTGGGATGGGCGCTGCGTCGCGACGCCGAGTCGGCGGGCGGCGTGCCGCCGGTGGACCTGGCCCGTGAGGCCCACATGCGGGACACGATCGCCCGCGCGGCGGCGGGCGGACGCCGGGTGGCGGCGGTGATCGGCGCGTTCCACGCCCCGGCGCTGACGGACGTGGCCGGAGCGGTGGGGACCAGCGCCGACAGTGCCGGGGCCGAGAGCGCGGCATCTGCCCCGCTCGCCGTCGGCGCCTCGCCCGGGGCCCGGGGAGCAGGGCTCGTCGGGGAGCACCCGCCGGTCGTCACCTCGCTCGTGCCGTACGCCTTCGACCTGCTGGACTCCCGTTCCGGGTACCCGGCGGGCATCCGGGACCCGCGCTGGCAGCAGGCGGTGTTCACGGCCGGGGGCGATCCCGAGCTGCTGCACGGCACCGCCGCGCGGGCGATCACCGATGTGTGCCGGGAGCTGCGCGCGGCCGGGCACACCGCGGGGACGGGTGAGGCCACCGAGACGCTGCGGATGGCGTGCGACCTGGCCAGTCTCCGGGGGCTCGCGGCCCCCGGCCGGGGCGAGGTGCTGGAGGCGCTGACGGCCGTGATGGGCCAGGGCGAGCCGCTCGGCCGTGGCCGGGCCCTGGCCCGGGCTCTCGAAGTGGTCCTGGTGGGCACCGACCGGGGCCGGATCGCGCCGGGCACGCCGCGTTCCGGTCTCGGCCCGTCCGTGGAGGCGGAGTTGGTCGCGCTGCGGCTGCCCGGCCCGGACGACCCCGCCGCGCGCGAACTCCGGCTCGACCTGCTCCGCTCCGCCCTCGACGGCCGCCGCGAGATCCTGCTCCAGCGCCTCGCGGTGTGCGGCGCGGGGTACGGCGAGGCCGTGGAGGTGGCGGGCACGGGCGACGGTACGGCGCTCACCACCCGGTGGCGGCTGTCGTGGACGCCCGCGGTTCCGGTACGGCTCGACCTGGCCGGGATAAGGGGCGTGACGGCGGCCCTGGCCGCCGAGGGCACCCTGCGGGAGACCTTCCGCCGGGAGGCCTCGGACGGCGGGCCCACCTGTGCCCTGGTTCTCGCCGGGCTCCGGGCGGCGGCCCGCTGCGACCTGCCCGCGCTGGTCGCCGACCGGCTGGCCGACGCCGCCGCCGTGCTCCCCGCCGCGGCCACGCTGCCCGAACTCCTCGAAGCGCTCGACCTGTTGGAGGCGCTGCGCCGGGGCCATCTGCCCGGCACCACGCCCGAGGGCAGGCGGTCGGCCGCCGAACTGGCCGTCGATCTCCTGGAGGCAGCCGTCCGCGCGCTGCCCGGCCTCGCGGGCAGCGACCAACCGGAGGACGCCGCCGCGCTCGTCGCGCTCGCCTCGCGGGCGGGCGAACACCGCCTCGGCCTGCGCATGGACGACGCCCTGGGCACGCTCGCGCGCACCGGCTCCCCGCTGATCCAGGGTGCCGCCCTGGCCGCCCGGGTCCTGCTCGACCTCGACGCCGCCGACGTCCTCGGCGCGCGTGCCGCCGGCTGGATCGACACGGCCACCGGCCCCGAAGGCCGCCTCGCGCTGGCCCGCCGACTCACCGGCCTGCTCAGCGGTGCGGCCCCGCTCCTTCAGTCCGCGCCGACCGCGCTGGATCCGCTGCTCGACCGTATCGACACGCTCACCGACCAGGGTTTCCTGGACCGGCTGCCCGCCCTCCGCGGCGGCTTCGACACGCTCACCCCGGCCGGCCGCGACCGCCTCCTCGACACCGTGACCGAGCGTCTCGGCGACCGCCTCGACCTGTCCCTCACCGCCTCACCGACGCTCCTCGCCCTGTGGACGGCGGCGGACGCGGCGGGCCTGGCGGCGGTCGACTCCCTGCGGCTGCCGACCGGTACGGACACCGTGGAGCCGCCCACAAGCACCGGCGTCCCGGAGGCCCCGGTGATCACCGAGGCCACCGGCGCTCCGGTCCTCGTCGGCACGTCCCGCCCTGCCGCAGCGACTCCTCGGACGGCCCCCCGTCCTGCGAAGACGCCCCCCGTCACGCCCCCTTCCCTCCTCCACCTCACCCCCACCGACCGCTGGCGGCTGCTCCTCGGCCGGGAGAGCGAGAAGCTGCCGCAGGGCGCCCGTCGTTACGCGCACGCGCTGGACGAGTTGTACGGCACCGGCCGCGGCGAGGGTTCCTCGGACCTCGGCCGGGGCGGCGGGCGAGGTCGGGGCGGCGGCCAGGACGCGTCCTTCCCCACGGCCCGGGAGTGGGCCGAGGAGTTGGACGCCCTGTTCGGCGCGGAGGTCCGCGAGGAGGTGCTGGCACGGGCGGCCGACCAGGGCCGTACGGACGTACTGGCCGAGCTGGACCCCGAGGCCGTGCGCCCGTCGGTCGACCTGCTGTCCTCCGTGCTGTCCCTGGCCGGCGGGATGCCGGAACAGCAACTGGCCAGGCTGCGCCCGCTGGTACGGCGTCTGGTCGACGAGCTGGCCAAGGAGCTCGCCACCCGTATGCGCCCGGCGCTCACCGGTCTGGCGACTCCGCGCCCCACCCGCCGCCCCGGCGGCCGGCTCGACCTGCCCCGCACCCTGCGGGCCAACCTGGCCCACACACGCCGGACGGCGGACGGCCGCACCGTGGTCGTACCGGAGCGGCCGGTGTTCAGCACCCGGTCCCGCAAGGAGGCGGACTGGCGGCTGGTCCTCGTCGTCGACGTGTCCGGGTCGATGGAGGCCTCCGTCATCTGGTCGGCGCTGACCGCGGCCGTCCTGGGCGGGGTGCCCACGCTGTCGACGCACTTCCTGGCGTTCTCGACCGACGTGATCGATCTGACCGACCGGGTGGACGACCCGCTGTCGCTGCTTCTGGAGGTACGGGTCGGTGGTGGCACCCACATCGCGGCGGGGCTCGCGCACGCCCGTTCCCTGGTGACCGTGCCCAGCCGGACCCTCGTGGTGGTGGTGAGCGACTTCGAGGAGGGGTATCCGCTGGGCGGGCTCCTCGGCGAGGTACGGGCCCTCGCGGGTTCCGGGGTGCACCTCATGGGCTGCGCCGCCCTGGACGACACCGGCACCCCGCGCTACTCGGTGCCCGTCGCCCAGCAGCTCGTCGCGGCCGGTATGCCGGTCGCCGCCCTCAGTCCCCTCGCCCTCGCCCGCTGGGTGGGCGACCGCCTCCGCGGAGAGACCCGATGAACGCCGAACTGCCCCCGGCGGCACCCGACGTGGTGGCCGCCGCCGTCGAGAGCCTGACCTCTCGGCTGCGCAAGAAGCTGGACGCCGCGATCGAGACGTACGCGGCCGTGCCCGTCACCGTCGACGGCGGCGCCCTGCGCGTCCGGGCCGGCGAGGACGCCGAGGTGATACTCACGCCCGGACCTACGGGCACGGTGACCGACGCCGAGCGGGCGGTGTGCAGCTGCCTGCTCGCACCCCGCTGTCTGCACCGCGCCGCCGTCCTGAGCGCCTGCCCGGTGGCCGACGCCGACGCGGACGCCGACGGGGAGACCGAGCCCGGACCGTCCGGCACGGCAACGGGTCTTCACGGAAGCCGAGGTGAGGCCCCGTCGGCCGACGGCCCGCAAGCCGCGGGCGCGATCGGCACACCGGCGACCGGCGAGCCCGTCGAAGCCGGCGTACCGATCGCGGGCACAGCTCCGCTCCACGCCGTCGGAGCCACCCGCGCTGCCGGAGCCGACCCCATCGGCACCACCGGCGCCCAGGGCTCCGACGGCTCCGGAAGCACCAGCGGCACGGGACGCGGCGAGAGCACCACGGACGCGCCCCGCACCACCGAAGCCCAACCCCCCACCCCCGCCCAGGTCGCCGCCGCGGCCGGCCTCTGGGCGGCGACCGCGGCCGTGCTCGCCGCCGGAGTCCCGGCGGCGGGAGCGGTGCCGCAGGCGGAGTTGTTGCGGGCCGCGCACACCGCCCGGCTCGCCGGGCTGCACCGCGCCGAGGCGGCCGCCCTGCGGGTCGTGCGCGGGCTGCGGGGCGCCCGTGCCCGGCACGACGGCCACCGGCTGGCCGACCTGGTCGCCAACCTGCGCGAACTGCTGCTCACCACCGGCCTGTTGTCGGCGGCGGACCCCGAGCCCGCCCTCGTCGGCACGGCCCGCCGCGCCTACCGGCCGGGCGGCAGCCTGCGGGTGCACGGCGTGTGCCGGGAGCCGGTGATCTCGGCCACCGGATACGGCGGTGTCGTCACCCATCTCGTCTCCGACGACGGGGGCTGGTTCTCGATCGCCGACGTCAAGCCCGGGGGCCCGGCCCGCGCCCGCGGTGCCGCCACAGCCACGGTCGCCCTCGGCTCCGGGACCCTCGACCACGCCCAGCTCTCCCGCGGCGGACTGTTGATCTCCGGCGCCACGCTCTCACCGGACGGCCGCCTCGGCTCCGGCAAAGGTGTGCGGGCCACGCCGCTCGCCGGTCTGTCCTGGACGTCGGGGCCGCTGGCCGCCCTGTTCACGCGTCCCTTGGCGGAGGCGGTCGCGGAACGGCTGACGGGCAGCCCCGGCGCCGACCCCGAGCAGGCGGAGCAGACGGCGCGCAGGCTGATCGGCTGCGACCTGGTCCTCGTCGGCGCGGCGGGCGACCACCTGCTCGCCCGCGAAGTGTCCTCCGCCGGAAATTCGGCCGACGACGGCCTCCTCGTCCGGCTGACACCGGCCCATGGCCACCCCGACCTCGCCCACACCGCCAACTTCCGTCAGCTCGCCGCCCGGCCCGGTCTGCGGCTGCGCGTGCTCGGCCGCCTCGAACCCGACCGCGCCGCCACGCTCCGCCCCCTCGCGATCGGCCCGGCCCCGGACGCGGAGGCGACCCTGCGGCTGCCGGACGACTGGCAGGGCCACGCCGACCTGGGCTACGACCGCCTCCAGGGCGCGCACTTCCCGCCGCCGGACGCCCTGCCCACCGTGGACGGCCTCGCCGGCCTCGCCGGCCTCGCCGGCGTCCCGGCCGACCCGCTCGCCGAGGCCCCGTTGTGGCGACTGCGCCGGCTGGTCGAGGTCGCCGTCTCCGGGGGCCGCCGCGCGGTCGCCGAGCCGGCCCGCGACGGCGACCGGAACGGCGGCGGCGCGGCCCTGCGGCGCAGCGGGTTCCGGGCGGCCGCCGACCTGGCGACCGCGCTCACCGCGGAGGCCGACCGCCGTTCCCGCGATGTCTTCGGCCGCATCACCGACCCCGACCCGGACCGCTACGCCCGCGCCTGGCTCGCCACCGCGGTCTACCTGGCCGGCACCGAACGCGCCCTGGTCCAGGCCACCTGGCGGCACCAGCCCTCCGATGCCTGACCGTCGGCCTCCCTCCACGGCCGCCCTCCACGGGCTCCCGCGACGGGCTCCCTCCACGGGCTCCGCCACCCGTGGAGGGAGCCTCGGGCGTGTGGCTGAAGCAGCCCGGACCAGACGTGGCGCAGCCGACCGATCCCCGATCACCCGGACCCGGCGCGGCGCTCCCCGCCGCTTCCGGAGTCGCTGGCTCTGACCAGCCCCTTCTCGTACGCGATCACGACGGCCTGGGCGCGGTCGCGCAGGTTGAGCTTGGAGAAGATCCGGGCCACGTGGACTTCACGGTGGCTTCGCTGAGGGTGAGTTCGACGGCGAGTTCCGCGTTGGACAGGCCGCGGCCGAGGAGGGTCAGGACCTCCCGTTCGCGGGGTGTCAGGGTCTGGAGGTCGGCGTGCACGACGGCCGGGTGGGCGGCTTCCGTGGCGAAGCGCTCCACCAGTCGCCGGGTGATGGTGGGGGCGAGGAGGGCGTCACCGGTGTCGACGAGCCGTACGGCGGCCGCCAGGTGCTGCGGGGTGACGTCCTTCAGGAGGAAGCCGCTGGCGCCGAGGGACAGGGCCGCGTAGACGTAGCGGTCGAGGTCGAAGGTGGTGAGCATGAGCACCCGGCACTCCGGGGCACGGTCCAGGATGCGGCGGGTGGCCTCCAGACCGTCCATGTTCGGCATCCGGATGTCCATCAGCACCACGTCGGGTTCCAGCTCGCGGGCCATCGTCACCGCTTCCACACCGTCGGCGGCCTCGCCCACCACCTCGATGCCCCGGGCGGTGAGGATCAGCCGGAACCCGGTCCGGATCAGCGTCTGATCGTCGACGACCAGCACCCGGGGCGCCGAGACCGTGTCCGCCGCCGTCACGGCCGGTCCAGAGGGAGACGTGCCCGGACCCGGTAGCCACCGCCGAGACGGCGTCGGGCGTCCAGGTCGCCGCCGTACACGGCGACCCGCTCGCGCAGGCCCAGCAGCCCGCGCCCGGTGCCGTCCCGGTGGCGCGGGGCGGTCCGTGCGGGGTGCGGCCGGGTGGGGTCGCCGCCGGTCAGCACGCTGGGGCCGGTGTTCAGCACCTCCACGCGCAGCGCGTGGTCGGCGTACCGCACGGTGACCTCGGCCTTGCCGCCGTCGCCGTGTCGGAGCGCGTTGGTGAGCGCCTCCTGCACGATCCGGTACGCCGTCACGTCGATGCCCTGCGGCAAGGGGCGCGGGTCACCGGAGATCCGTACCTCGACGGGCAGACCGGCGAACGAG from the Streptomyces sp. NBC_00310 genome contains:
- a CDS encoding vWA domain-containing protein: MTTTQDPRAAVTALADSGLPYLLGVRHHSPALASAVPALLDASGAEVVCVELPADFQRWLPHLAAPGTLAPVALAGASEGGRLGFYPFADFSPELAALRWARERGVEVVCCDLPMSDPAWSADRAESGAGRQGAGADGRASSPDGPSKDTARPTPGPGGPGADADHPESGAGRPRSDTGRPGAAADRPEEAADGPGPARDTRSALADAAPLVSPTAFAAALTAAGTGRDGDDLWDRCVEVLAPGCAPEAIRRAALGVGWALRRDAESAGGVPPVDLAREAHMRDTIARAAAGGRRVAAVIGAFHAPALTDVAGAVGTSADSAGAESAASAPLAVGASPGARGAGLVGEHPPVVTSLVPYAFDLLDSRSGYPAGIRDPRWQQAVFTAGGDPELLHGTAARAITDVCRELRAAGHTAGTGEATETLRMACDLASLRGLAAPGRGEVLEALTAVMGQGEPLGRGRALARALEVVLVGTDRGRIAPGTPRSGLGPSVEAELVALRLPGPDDPAARELRLDLLRSALDGRREILLQRLAVCGAGYGEAVEVAGTGDGTALTTRWRLSWTPAVPVRLDLAGIRGVTAALAAEGTLRETFRREASDGGPTCALVLAGLRAAARCDLPALVADRLADAAAVLPAAATLPELLEALDLLEALRRGHLPGTTPEGRRSAAELAVDLLEAAVRALPGLAGSDQPEDAAALVALASRAGEHRLGLRMDDALGTLARTGSPLIQGAALAARVLLDLDAADVLGARAAGWIDTATGPEGRLALARRLTGLLSGAAPLLQSAPTALDPLLDRIDTLTDQGFLDRLPALRGGFDTLTPAGRDRLLDTVTERLGDRLDLSLTASPTLLALWTAADAAGLAAVDSLRLPTGTDTVEPPTSTGVPEAPVITEATGAPVLVGTSRPAAATPRTAPRPAKTPPVTPPSLLHLTPTDRWRLLLGRESEKLPQGARRYAHALDELYGTGRGEGSSDLGRGGGRGRGGGQDASFPTAREWAEELDALFGAEVREEVLARAADQGRTDVLAELDPEAVRPSVDLLSSVLSLAGGMPEQQLARLRPLVRRLVDELAKELATRMRPALTGLATPRPTRRPGGRLDLPRTLRANLAHTRRTADGRTVVVPERPVFSTRSRKEADWRLVLVVDVSGSMEASVIWSALTAAVLGGVPTLSTHFLAFSTDVIDLTDRVDDPLSLLLEVRVGGGTHIAAGLAHARSLVTVPSRTLVVVVSDFEEGYPLGGLLGEVRALAGSGVHLMGCAALDDTGTPRYSVPVAQQLVAAGMPVAALSPLALARWVGDRLRGETR